From one Flavobacteriales bacterium genomic stretch:
- a CDS encoding alpha/beta hydrolase codes for MDLYLLPGLGADGRLFSKLELPGHEEHALDWPQMPEGSTLRDYAEVLARRVNATKPHALIGVSMGGMVAQEMAAITKPVRTILISSWKGPHEMPMHLRLLRGTHAEKLLTPAFMKRVMPMVRYQMGLETREDIALFDAFTAAMPLAQLRIQIAAVLGWEGPAQPVKGLAHIHGDHDRLMPIAHVKAPVVIPGGGHFMVFNRALEVSSAVQRQLSSI; via the coding sequence ATGGATCTCTACCTGCTCCCCGGCCTCGGCGCCGATGGCCGCCTCTTCAGCAAGCTGGAATTGCCCGGCCATGAGGAGCACGCATTGGATTGGCCGCAGATGCCGGAAGGCAGCACGCTCCGCGACTACGCCGAGGTGCTGGCTCGCCGCGTGAACGCCACGAAGCCGCATGCCCTCATCGGCGTGAGCATGGGCGGCATGGTTGCGCAGGAGATGGCTGCGATCACTAAGCCCGTGCGGACCATCCTCATCAGCAGCTGGAAGGGGCCGCACGAGATGCCCATGCACCTGCGCTTGCTCCGCGGCACGCATGCGGAGAAACTGCTCACGCCGGCCTTCATGAAACGCGTGATGCCCATGGTGCGCTACCAGATGGGGCTGGAGACGCGGGAGGACATCGCGCTCTTTGATGCCTTCACCGCCGCGATGCCGTTGGCCCAGCTGCGAATCCAGATCGCTGCCGTGCTGGGGTGGGAGGGGCCGGCTCAACCGGTGAAGGGATTGGCACACATCCACGGCGATCACGACCGGCTGATGCCCATCGCGCACGTGAAGGCGCCGGTGGTGATTCCGGGCGGTGGGCACTTCATGGTCTTCAATCGCGCACTGGAGGTGAGCTCAGCGGTGCAAAGGCAGCTTTCGTCGATCTAG
- a CDS encoding PKD domain-containing protein, with the protein MTFTLRALALAVLGFACSEGWAQPCNMTVNATPNGVQTICEGASVQLNSNVSNGNAPYTYSWTPIAGLSDPAIANPVASPTTNTVYTLTVTDDDGCTASDQVTVNVNAAPPAQLTSTGPEQITTFNGLTTFSICDPSGSWNFSFTDQTAGGTSRTINWGDGSPVVNPAQGWSLSHTYNQGLWTMTYSVTYGNGCVRTQQYQVFLGTNPGGGISTDPNTNICTGGTLPFYINSVAGNSPGTTYIINFGDGNSITLNHPPPASVNHTYLTSTCGLPGGQLNVTFTAQNPCDQTQGQIGPIRVSETPQAQFTQSTDTACVNTTVTFTDQSIGLTAPGCATPPRNIWSIAPLAGWTLASGTLGNDNGQPANPGLWTDGSTSIGVQFTAAGTYTITDRTGNSCGTHTLQRTVCVEEPPVPSFTLPTPGCAPYQPVNTNTSTYGQNCLLTHLWTVNGVASPCGGPAWSFANGNAQSQQPQFLFSEPGTYTVQYRAVNSCNVPPVQQVITVNAPPQVNMNALAGICAGQCVNPSAVVQPCGDNNLTYAWTFPGGAPANANTASPGQVCYANAGNSTISLTVTNGCGNATVNQNLAIGTAPPLPVVASNSPVCAGQTLSLSAALIPGATFQWTNPQGTVISNSPSVTINNVSAANGGVYAVVAISNGCTGPAATVNVQVIAAPTLTVDPPSAAICNGQSTSLTANGAGNYQWFIGATQIGTGPTLTTSPALTTTYTVSGDLGGCPGSATVTVTVYPLPIVNAGADQTFCDQAIPVNLIGNPAPGTWSGAGVTAGGVFTPTPGQLGTVTLTYTHTNANGCTSSDQVDIAVQAVPVFADAGPDATICQGNTPVQLNGWSPAGGTWVGAGVGGWFTPSNTGNFNVTYNYGTGTCATSDQVVVSVVPATLLNVMPAFAQCADEAPTALVGNPVGGTWSGSGVSGPPWQFDPGAVAPATHTLTYTFNNANGCVSSASVDATVNPLPNVNAGPDVVLCDQPIPYQLNGAPAGGTWSGSTIAVTPTGEITPNGVANDVLTYSFTDGNGCTATDQLTVDIQPIVNPAFAGNDTSVCVNSGALQLNGSPAGGTWSGSPQVTAGGSLSSNVPGSYTLTYSFGTATCLLQDQITVVVNALPVVDAGTDISVCLDGGVQLLTADPPGGTWSGTGVDAAGNFDPMLALPGGNPVTYDYTDPLTGCSNSDAATVTVQSLPVAGFTYAPVACANVPFQFTNTSANYSGSEWDFGDGSASFADSPFHVFTATGTYDVTLVVSTGANCTDTITSTVLVWDVPEAEPVLSADNGCGPLTIDFDNNSLGDGLSYWWDFGVLGTSALQWPPPFTFPMDPQDAVVYPVTLTASNACGSDAQTINVTVMPSPTAVFGPNVDEHCAFSQVPFANVSYGLPDSFQWDFGDGATSASDATIVTHAYAADTVNTPYTITLIASNACGSDTAQYTITVLPNQVTSFFNLDPVQGCAPLTVELTHLTAGDTALYWTLGDGNTSIAPDLSHTYNQPGTYTITLEAFGCGYDSYSQEVTVFPAPQPSFTVAPQGTCVGGEFTFTNTSPGISGSQWEFGDGTTSTLTSPTHSYATSGVFPVTLTITSALNGCTATIAQFVNVSITPVAAFTPAPDNGCIDLDVAFTNQSTGASFYQWSFGDGNSSGQAEPFHTYTQAGTYTVTMIAENLNGCADTVSLNVVAHPLPDALFALSQAQSCVSPVTIQSINASQGAIGYTWDLGNGQASLLNQPEITFDAPGTYTVTLTALNQYGCTDTHAVDFTVHPSPVAAFTAQPQPACAGRPIEFINESQNASSFRWRFGDGSQSLADAPLHSYAQPGQYTVTLIATGAGGCTDTLIAVNAITVNPTPIADFTGDTLVSVRNAIQFSNLSQGAVLYTWDFGDGEGSDETHPLHLFPADGGLFTVCLVAVNSFTCPDTICKIQPVGSDPLIFVPNTFTPNNDDRNEVFRPIIAGYEGWRYKLTIFDRWGLAIWSTEDRNVGWDGRKEGAEPVIDVYVWKVIVERDGDARDFIGHVTLLR; encoded by the coding sequence ATGACATTCACTCTCAGGGCCTTGGCCCTTGCGGTCTTGGGCTTCGCTTGCAGCGAGGGGTGGGCGCAGCCGTGCAACATGACCGTGAATGCCACGCCGAACGGCGTGCAGACGATCTGTGAGGGCGCATCGGTGCAGCTCAATTCGAACGTGAGCAATGGCAACGCGCCGTACACCTATAGCTGGACCCCCATCGCAGGACTGAGCGATCCCGCGATCGCCAATCCGGTGGCCAGTCCCACCACGAACACGGTGTACACGCTCACCGTCACCGATGACGATGGCTGCACCGCTAGCGACCAGGTGACCGTCAACGTGAACGCGGCGCCACCGGCGCAGCTCACGAGCACCGGCCCGGAGCAGATCACCACCTTCAACGGCCTCACCACCTTCAGCATCTGCGATCCCAGCGGCTCGTGGAACTTCAGCTTCACGGACCAGACGGCGGGCGGCACCTCGCGCACCATCAATTGGGGCGATGGCAGTCCGGTGGTGAACCCCGCGCAGGGATGGAGCCTGAGCCACACCTACAACCAGGGCCTGTGGACGATGACCTATTCGGTGACCTACGGCAACGGCTGCGTGCGCACCCAGCAGTACCAGGTCTTCCTCGGCACGAATCCGGGCGGCGGCATCAGCACCGACCCCAACACCAACATCTGCACCGGCGGCACGCTGCCTTTCTACATCAACAGTGTGGCTGGCAATTCGCCGGGCACCACCTACATCATCAACTTCGGTGATGGCAACAGCATCACCCTGAACCATCCGCCGCCGGCCTCGGTGAACCACACCTATCTCACCAGCACCTGCGGACTGCCGGGCGGGCAGCTCAACGTCACCTTCACCGCGCAGAATCCCTGTGACCAGACCCAAGGGCAGATCGGTCCTATCCGCGTGAGCGAGACGCCGCAGGCGCAGTTCACGCAGAGCACGGATACCGCCTGCGTGAATACCACGGTCACCTTCACCGACCAGAGCATCGGCCTCACCGCTCCGGGCTGTGCCACGCCTCCGCGCAACATCTGGAGCATTGCGCCGCTGGCCGGCTGGACCCTTGCGAGCGGCACCCTGGGCAACGACAATGGCCAGCCCGCGAACCCCGGCCTTTGGACCGATGGCAGCACCAGCATCGGCGTGCAGTTCACCGCGGCAGGCACCTACACCATCACCGACCGCACGGGCAATAGCTGCGGAACGCACACCCTCCAGCGCACCGTCTGCGTGGAAGAGCCGCCTGTTCCGTCCTTCACCCTGCCCACCCCGGGCTGCGCGCCCTACCAGCCGGTGAACACCAACACCAGCACCTACGGGCAGAATTGCCTGCTCACGCACTTGTGGACGGTGAATGGCGTGGCCTCACCATGCGGTGGACCGGCGTGGAGCTTCGCCAACGGCAATGCCCAGAGCCAGCAGCCGCAGTTCCTCTTCAGCGAGCCGGGCACCTACACCGTGCAGTACCGCGCGGTCAATTCGTGCAACGTGCCGCCGGTGCAGCAGGTGATCACCGTGAATGCGCCGCCGCAGGTGAACATGAACGCGCTGGCCGGCATCTGCGCGGGGCAATGCGTGAATCCATCGGCCGTCGTGCAGCCATGCGGGGATAACAACCTCACCTACGCCTGGACCTTCCCGGGCGGTGCACCCGCCAATGCGAACACCGCATCACCGGGCCAGGTGTGCTATGCGAATGCGGGCAATTCAACCATTTCCCTCACGGTGACCAATGGATGCGGCAATGCCACGGTGAACCAGAACCTCGCCATCGGCACCGCGCCGCCGCTGCCGGTGGTGGCCAGCAACAGCCCGGTATGCGCGGGGCAGACCCTCTCGTTGAGCGCGGCGCTCATTCCCGGGGCCACCTTCCAATGGACCAATCCGCAGGGCACGGTGATCAGCAACTCGCCGTCCGTGACGATCAACAACGTGAGCGCGGCCAATGGGGGCGTGTATGCCGTGGTGGCGATCAGCAATGGCTGCACCGGGCCGGCAGCCACGGTGAATGTGCAGGTGATCGCCGCGCCCACCCTGACCGTGGATCCGCCGAGCGCGGCGATCTGCAACGGCCAGAGCACCTCGCTCACCGCCAATGGCGCGGGCAACTATCAATGGTTCATCGGCGCCACGCAGATCGGCACAGGGCCCACGCTCACCACCAGTCCGGCGCTCACCACCACCTACACGGTGAGCGGCGATCTGGGCGGATGCCCCGGCAGCGCCACGGTCACGGTGACGGTGTACCCCTTGCCGATCGTGAACGCAGGGGCTGACCAGACCTTCTGTGATCAGGCGATCCCGGTGAACCTCATCGGCAATCCCGCACCGGGCACATGGAGCGGCGCGGGGGTGACGGCGGGCGGCGTGTTCACTCCCACGCCTGGTCAATTGGGCACGGTCACCTTGACCTACACGCATACGAATGCGAACGGGTGCACCAGTTCGGACCAAGTGGACATCGCCGTGCAAGCTGTGCCAGTGTTCGCTGATGCGGGTCCCGATGCCACGATCTGCCAGGGCAACACACCGGTGCAGCTCAATGGATGGAGCCCCGCGGGCGGTACGTGGGTGGGCGCTGGCGTGGGTGGTTGGTTCACGCCCAGCAACACGGGCAATTTCAACGTCACCTACAACTATGGAACGGGCACCTGCGCCACCAGCGATCAAGTAGTGGTGAGCGTGGTGCCGGCGACCTTGCTGAACGTGATGCCCGCATTCGCGCAATGCGCCGATGAAGCACCGACGGCGCTCGTGGGCAATCCGGTCGGCGGCACCTGGAGCGGCAGCGGCGTGAGCGGACCTCCTTGGCAATTCGATCCAGGCGCGGTCGCTCCCGCCACGCACACGCTTACCTACACGTTCAACAACGCGAACGGCTGTGTGTCCTCAGCATCGGTGGATGCCACGGTGAACCCATTGCCGAACGTGAATGCCGGGCCGGATGTGGTGCTCTGCGATCAACCCATCCCGTACCAGCTCAATGGGGCGCCCGCTGGCGGCACCTGGAGCGGCAGCACCATCGCGGTGACGCCCACCGGTGAGATCACACCCAACGGTGTGGCGAATGATGTGCTCACTTACAGCTTCACCGATGGCAACGGTTGCACGGCCACCGATCAGCTCACCGTCGATATCCAGCCCATCGTCAACCCGGCCTTCGCGGGGAATGATACCAGCGTGTGCGTGAACAGCGGCGCATTGCAGTTGAATGGCTCACCGGCGGGCGGCACCTGGAGCGGTTCTCCGCAAGTGACGGCCGGCGGCTCGCTGAGCTCGAACGTGCCGGGCTCCTACACGCTCACCTATTCATTCGGCACCGCTACCTGTTTGCTGCAGGATCAGATCACTGTGGTGGTGAATGCGCTGCCGGTGGTCGATGCGGGCACCGACATCAGCGTGTGCCTCGATGGCGGCGTGCAATTGCTCACCGCCGATCCGCCCGGAGGCACGTGGAGCGGCACAGGCGTGGATGCGGCCGGCAACTTCGATCCGATGCTCGCGCTGCCCGGCGGCAATCCGGTCACCTACGATTACACCGATCCGCTCACGGGCTGCAGCAACAGCGATGCGGCCACGGTCACCGTGCAGTCACTGCCGGTGGCGGGCTTCACCTATGCACCGGTGGCCTGCGCCAACGTGCCCTTCCAGTTCACGAACACCAGCGCGAACTACAGCGGATCCGAATGGGACTTCGGCGATGGCAGCGCATCGTTCGCTGATTCGCCTTTCCATGTGTTCACGGCGACCGGGACCTACGATGTAACGCTCGTGGTGAGCACCGGCGCCAATTGCACCGACACGATCACCAGCACCGTGCTCGTGTGGGACGTGCCCGAAGCGGAGCCCGTGCTCTCCGCCGATAACGGCTGCGGGCCGCTCACCATTGACTTCGACAACAACTCGTTGGGCGATGGCCTGAGCTATTGGTGGGACTTCGGCGTGCTGGGGACGAGCGCCCTTCAATGGCCTCCGCCCTTCACCTTCCCGATGGATCCGCAGGATGCGGTCGTGTATCCCGTGACGCTCACCGCCAGCAATGCCTGCGGATCGGATGCGCAGACGATCAACGTGACGGTGATGCCTTCGCCCACGGCCGTATTCGGCCCGAACGTGGACGAGCACTGCGCCTTCAGCCAGGTGCCCTTCGCGAATGTCAGCTACGGCCTGCCCGACAGCTTCCAATGGGACTTCGGCGATGGCGCCACGAGCGCATCGGATGCCACGATCGTCACGCATGCCTATGCGGCCGACACGGTGAACACGCCCTACACCATTACGCTCATCGCCAGCAACGCCTGCGGAAGCGACACCGCGCAGTACACGATCACGGTGCTGCCCAACCAGGTCACCTCGTTCTTCAATTTGGATCCCGTTCAAGGCTGCGCGCCGCTCACCGTGGAGCTCACGCACCTCACGGCGGGCGATACCGCGCTGTACTGGACGCTCGGCGATGGCAACACGAGCATCGCACCCGATCTCTCGCATACCTATAACCAGCCCGGCACCTACACCATTACGCTCGAGGCCTTCGGTTGCGGCTATGACAGCTACAGTCAGGAGGTAACGGTGTTCCCCGCGCCGCAGCCCTCCTTCACCGTGGCGCCGCAGGGCACCTGCGTAGGCGGAGAGTTCACCTTCACCAACACCTCGCCCGGCATCAGCGGCTCGCAGTGGGAATTCGGTGATGGAACCACCAGCACGCTCACCTCGCCCACCCACAGCTATGCCACCAGCGGGGTCTTCCCGGTCACGCTCACCATCACGAGCGCGCTCAATGGATGCACCGCCACCATCGCCCAATTCGTGAATGTGAGCATAACCCCCGTGGCCGCATTCACGCCAGCGCCCGACAACGGCTGTATCGACCTCGACGTGGCTTTCACCAACCAGAGCACCGGCGCCAGCTTCTACCAATGGAGCTTCGGCGATGGCAATTCCAGCGGCCAGGCCGAGCCTTTCCACACCTACACGCAGGCCGGCACCTACACGGTGACCATGATCGCCGAGAATCTGAATGGTTGCGCCGATACGGTGAGCCTCAACGTGGTGGCCCATCCGCTGCCGGATGCGCTCTTCGCGCTCTCCCAGGCGCAGAGCTGCGTATCGCCGGTGACGATCCAGTCCATCAATGCATCGCAAGGCGCCATCGGCTATACGTGGGACCTCGGCAACGGGCAAGCCTCCTTGCTGAACCAGCCTGAGATCACCTTCGATGCGCCGGGCACCTACACCGTCACGCTCACGGCACTGAACCAGTACGGCTGCACGGATACGCACGCGGTGGACTTCACCGTGCATCCCTCACCGGTGGCGGCCTTCACCGCCCAGCCGCAGCCCGCGTGCGCGGGGCGCCCGATCGAGTTCATCAACGAGTCCCAGAACGCTTCCTCGTTCCGCTGGCGCTTCGGCGATGGCAGCCAGAGCCTTGCCGATGCGCCCTTGCACAGCTATGCCCAGCCGGGGCAATACACGGTAACGCTCATTGCGACGGGCGCTGGTGGGTGCACCGATACGCTCATCGCCGTGAATGCGATCACGGTGAACCCGACGCCGATCGCGGATTTCACCGGTGATACCCTGGTGAGCGTCCGCAACGCGATCCAGTTCAGCAACCTGAGCCAGGGCGCCGTGCTCTACACTTGGGATTTCGGTGACGGGGAAGGCAGCGATGAGACGCACCCGTTGCACCTCTTCCCGGCCGATGGCGGGCTCTTCACCGTGTGCCTCGTGGCCGTGAACAGTTTCACCTGCCCGGATACGATCTGCAAGATCCAACCCGTCGGCAGTGACCCGCTGATCTTCGTCCCCAACACCTTCACCCCGAACAACGACGACCGCAATGAGGTGTTCCGGCCGATCATCGCTGGCTATGAAGGCTGGCGCTACAAGCTCACCATCTTCGACCGATGGGGCCTGGCGATCTGGAGCACCGAGGACCGGAACGTGGGCTGGGACGGCCGCAAGGAAGGTGCAGAGCCGGTGATCGATGTGTACGTGTGGAAGGTGATCGTGGAACGCGATGGCGATGCCCGCGACTTCATCGGGCACGTCACCCTGCTGCGCTGA
- a CDS encoding ion transporter, giving the protein MERLKQQLRIIIFGSDTRAGIAFDLVLIAFILLSVALVFLESVSEIREQHGAALKAAEWAVTILFTIEYLIRLWISEPPRRYALSFFGAVDLLAILPSYLSVLIPGAQALGVVRAMRLMRVFRILNLFIYVREARLLLLALLASRHRIIVFMLAVLALVTLFGAIMYVVESPEAGFTSVPRSIYWAIVTLTTVGYGDIAPITPLGQAIASVIMILGYAIIAIPTGIVSVELSRQGTRSSQRACTACGKLFELADARFCPHCGKPLGPVSAAG; this is encoded by the coding sequence ATGGAGCGGTTGAAGCAGCAATTGCGCATCATCATCTTCGGATCGGACACGCGGGCCGGCATAGCCTTCGACCTTGTCCTCATCGCCTTCATCCTCCTCAGCGTCGCGCTGGTCTTCCTGGAGAGCGTCTCGGAGATCAGGGAACAGCACGGCGCTGCGCTCAAAGCCGCGGAGTGGGCGGTCACGATCCTGTTCACCATCGAGTACCTCATCCGGCTCTGGATCAGTGAGCCGCCGCGCCGGTACGCGCTCAGTTTCTTCGGCGCAGTGGACCTGCTGGCCATCCTGCCCTCGTACCTGAGCGTGCTCATTCCCGGCGCGCAGGCGCTGGGCGTGGTGCGGGCCATGCGGCTCATGCGCGTATTCCGCATCCTCAACCTGTTCATCTATGTGCGCGAGGCGCGGCTGCTGCTGCTCGCGCTGCTCGCCAGTCGCCACCGCATCATCGTCTTCATGCTGGCGGTCCTTGCGCTGGTCACGCTCTTCGGCGCGATCATGTACGTGGTGGAATCGCCGGAGGCCGGCTTCACCAGCGTGCCGCGGAGCATCTACTGGGCCATCGTCACCCTCACCACGGTCGGATACGGCGACATCGCGCCGATCACTCCGCTCGGACAGGCCATCGCGTCGGTGATCATGATCCTGGGCTATGCCATCATCGCCATCCCCACGGGCATCGTCAGCGTGGAGCTCTCGAGGCAGGGGACGCGTTCCTCGCAACGGGCCTGCACCGCATGCGGGAAGCTCTTCGAACTGGCCGATGCGCGCTTTTGCCCGCACTGCGGGAAGCCCTTGGGACCCGTCAGCGCAGCAGGGTGA
- a CDS encoding heme-binding protein: MKTFAIIALVLAGLFALSQLWAYGQVRNIEMYPCEVVKAYADFEVRRYHSANFIYVTIDADSYRGGSSRGFRTLAGYIFGGNETGQKIAMTSPVEMEMDGPMTMKFMLPAEHDPKDLPKPDNAEVQFKTEAERTMAAITFGGFANDARILEHKEKLFAALEREGIAHTGQWSFMGYDPPYRLVGRRNEVMVELVP; the protein is encoded by the coding sequence ATGAAAACCTTCGCCATCATCGCGCTTGTCCTCGCGGGGCTCTTCGCGCTCTCTCAACTTTGGGCCTACGGACAGGTGCGCAACATCGAGATGTACCCCTGCGAGGTGGTCAAGGCCTACGCGGACTTCGAGGTGCGCCGCTACCATTCGGCCAACTTCATCTACGTGACGATCGATGCCGACAGCTACCGGGGCGGGAGCAGCCGGGGCTTCCGGACCCTGGCGGGCTACATCTTCGGCGGCAACGAAACCGGTCAGAAGATCGCCATGACCAGCCCGGTGGAGATGGAGATGGACGGCCCGATGACCATGAAATTCATGCTGCCCGCCGAGCACGATCCGAAGGACCTGCCGAAACCGGACAACGCCGAGGTGCAATTCAAGACCGAGGCCGAGCGCACCATGGCGGCCATCACCTTCGGAGGATTCGCCAACGATGCGCGCATCCTGGAGCACAAGGAGAAGCTCTTCGCCGCGCTGGAGCGCGAAGGGATCGCGCATACGGGCCAATGGAGCTTCATGGGCTACGACCCGCCCTACCGCCTGGTGGGCCGTCGCAACGAGGTCATGGTCGAACTGGTGCCCTGA